One region of Limnospira fusiformis SAG 85.79 genomic DNA includes:
- a CDS encoding bifunctional folylpolyglutamate synthase/dihydrofolate synthase has protein sequence MSIDAILGSFERFGINLGLERITELMVRLNNPHYQVPVLHIAGTNGKGSVCAYLSSVLTEAGYRVGRYISPHLVDWTERICINGVPIDNRDLQIVLQDVIGAISSDELLPTQFEVITAAAWLYFAREKVDVAVIEVGLGGRLDATNVIDQPLVSVITSLSREHWQRLGPTLADIAREKAGILKRGCPAVVGPLPPEARKVVNDRLLTLGCPTTWVEPAQLLKSDPFHPVASYGNCQYILPMPGQVQLLNSALAIAVLESLKQQGWAISDTAIVEGIAKTRWPGRLQWISCHDNRSFLLDGAHNPAAAAALREYVDELQQRGTVDGPITWVMGMLSTKDHDDIFRALLHSGDRLHLVPVPDHSSAIPEQLAHLAHQICPQLGSCQTHSDPIVGLETALANSDNSLVVLCGSLYLVGYILKAVSSGGGGH, from the coding sequence GTGAGTATAGATGCGATTTTGGGGTCTTTTGAACGTTTTGGCATTAATCTGGGCTTAGAACGCATTACAGAGCTTATGGTGAGGTTAAATAATCCTCACTACCAAGTCCCTGTTTTGCATATTGCTGGAACTAACGGTAAAGGGTCGGTATGTGCCTATTTATCCTCAGTGCTGACGGAAGCGGGATATCGTGTGGGGCGCTATATTTCTCCCCATTTGGTCGATTGGACTGAGAGAATTTGTATCAATGGGGTTCCCATAGATAATCGGGATTTGCAGATTGTACTCCAAGATGTGATCGGGGCTATTTCTTCTGATGAACTTTTACCTACTCAATTTGAGGTGATTACGGCTGCGGCTTGGCTTTATTTTGCCAGAGAGAAAGTCGATGTGGCGGTGATTGAGGTAGGCTTAGGGGGACGACTTGATGCTACTAATGTGATTGATCAGCCTTTGGTCAGTGTAATTACTAGCCTCAGTCGAGAACATTGGCAGCGCCTTGGTCCGACTTTGGCGGATATTGCTAGGGAAAAGGCGGGTATTCTTAAACGAGGATGTCCGGCGGTGGTGGGACCCCTTCCGCCGGAAGCGCGAAAAGTGGTGAACGATCGCCTTTTAACTCTTGGCTGTCCAACTACTTGGGTCGAACCAGCACAATTGCTCAAGTCTGACCCTTTTCACCCGGTAGCTAGTTATGGAAACTGCCAATATATTTTACCCATGCCCGGACAAGTTCAATTGCTCAACTCAGCTTTGGCGATCGCTGTTTTGGAGTCTCTCAAACAACAGGGTTGGGCGATTTCTGATACAGCTATAGTCGAGGGTATCGCTAAAACTCGCTGGCCGGGTCGTCTACAATGGATAAGTTGCCATGACAATCGCTCATTTTTGCTTGATGGAGCGCATAACCCGGCGGCGGCGGCGGCTTTGCGTGAATATGTGGATGAGTTGCAACAGAGGGGAACTGTTGATGGTCCGATTACCTGGGTAATGGGGATGTTATCGACTAAAGACCATGATGATATTTTCAGGGCTTTATTACATTCTGGCGATCGCTTACATTTAGTTCCCGTACCTGATCATAGTTCAGCGATACCGGAACAACTCGCCCACCTCGCCCACCAAATCTGTCCGCAACTGGGATCTTGTCAAACCCATAGCGATCCTATTGTAGGCTTAGAAACAGCTTTAGCTAATTCAGATAATAGTCTAGTAGTCCTGTGTGGTTCCCTATACTTAGTAGGTTATATCCTGAAAGCTGTCTCATCAGGTGGGGGAGGACATTAA